The Hymenobacter sp. DG01 genome has a segment encoding these proteins:
- a CDS encoding acetyl-CoA C-acyltransferase encodes MPTAYIVDAVRTPIGKFGGALSSVRPDDMAAHVLRELIRRNPSLDKSAIEDVLIGAANQAGEDNRNVARMAALLAGLPITVPGVTLNRLCASGLQSIMDAARAIKANEGDVYLAGGAESMTRAPFVMAKSSTAFARDFMAHDTTLGWRFVNPKLAKMHHPYAMGETAENVARRYGISREEQDQFAFDSQRKYQRAFEKGRFRREIAPVFIPQPKGDTALFDQDEPPRLSSLEKLATLKPAFQVDGTVTAGNSAGINDGAAAVLLVGEDALQRYNLKPMARVVASAVAGVDPAYMGLGPVPATQKVLQRAGLTLNDMDLIELNEAFAAQSIACIRDLDLDPSRVNVNGGSIAIGHPLGASGSRITATLLHEMQRRDNVRYGLATMCVGVGQGAAVIYEKI; translated from the coding sequence ATGCCCACTGCATACATCGTGGACGCCGTCCGCACCCCAATTGGTAAATTTGGCGGGGCTCTGAGTAGTGTCCGCCCTGATGATATGGCTGCTCACGTGCTACGGGAGCTGATCCGCCGTAACCCCTCCCTAGATAAGAGCGCTATTGAAGATGTCCTGATTGGAGCAGCCAACCAGGCCGGCGAAGATAACCGCAACGTAGCCCGCATGGCGGCCCTGCTGGCGGGCTTGCCTATCACGGTGCCAGGAGTTACTCTAAACCGCCTGTGTGCATCGGGATTACAAAGCATTATGGATGCCGCCAGGGCCATTAAGGCTAATGAGGGTGACGTGTACCTAGCTGGCGGTGCCGAAAGCATGACGCGGGCTCCATTCGTGATGGCCAAATCATCGACGGCTTTTGCGCGCGACTTCATGGCTCACGATACTACATTAGGTTGGCGATTCGTGAATCCTAAGCTGGCCAAGATGCACCATCCTTATGCCATGGGGGAAACCGCGGAAAATGTAGCGCGCCGCTATGGTATCAGTCGTGAAGAGCAGGACCAGTTTGCCTTCGATTCGCAGCGCAAATACCAGCGTGCTTTCGAGAAAGGCCGCTTCCGGCGGGAAATAGCTCCCGTTTTCATTCCACAACCGAAAGGTGATACGGCCCTATTTGACCAAGATGAACCCCCGCGGCTTTCGAGCCTGGAGAAGTTGGCTACATTAAAACCCGCGTTTCAGGTGGATGGAACGGTTACGGCAGGTAACTCAGCGGGGATTAATGACGGTGCGGCTGCGGTATTGCTGGTGGGAGAAGATGCTTTGCAGCGGTATAACCTGAAGCCCATGGCGCGGGTAGTAGCCTCGGCCGTGGCGGGTGTGGACCCGGCTTATATGGGCCTGGGACCAGTGCCAGCAACGCAAAAAGTATTGCAGCGGGCCGGGCTTACGCTCAACGATATGGACCTGATTGAGCTGAATGAGGCATTTGCAGCACAAAGCATTGCCTGTATCCGCGACCTGGATCTGGACCCCAGCAGAGTAAACGTGAACGGCGGCTCTATCGCCATTGGCCACCCTCTGGGCGCGAGCGGCTCGCGCATCACGGCTACGCTGCTGCATGAGATGCAACGGCGTGACAACGTGCGCTATGGGCTTGCTACCATGTGCGTGGGGGTAGGCCAGGGAGCGGCTGTTATCTACGAAAAGATATAA
- the truA gene encoding tRNA pseudouridine(38-40) synthase TruA — MRYFLHLAYDGTQYHGWQIQPRALTVQQELDRCLSQVLRQPVYSLGSGRTDSGVHASHQVAHFDAELPEALDLPTLLYRLNRALPRDIQAQVLHPVPDKAHARFDATARTYEYHVRVTPDPFAPNFSLYLDRAPDVAAMNEAAAMLLGTHDFTSFSKVKGSEKHYICTCFEAGWHEVPGGLVFRIRANRFVRGMVRLVVGTLLTVGRGKMSPQEFGEIFRSLNRVHASGAALANGLFLCRVEYPAELLQNIALPTGLPYFSRV, encoded by the coding sequence GTGCGCTACTTTCTTCATCTGGCCTACGATGGTACCCAGTACCACGGCTGGCAAATCCAGCCACGCGCCCTCACGGTGCAGCAGGAACTGGACCGCTGCCTCTCGCAGGTACTGCGGCAGCCGGTATATTCGCTGGGCAGCGGCCGCACCGACTCGGGGGTGCATGCCAGCCACCAGGTGGCGCATTTTGATGCGGAGTTGCCGGAAGCGCTGGACCTGCCTACCCTCCTCTACCGCCTGAACCGGGCGCTGCCCCGCGACATCCAGGCCCAAGTGCTGCACCCGGTGCCGGACAAGGCACACGCCCGCTTCGATGCCACGGCCCGCACATACGAGTATCATGTGCGCGTTACGCCCGACCCCTTTGCGCCGAATTTCAGCCTGTACCTGGACCGGGCGCCGGATGTGGCAGCCATGAACGAGGCGGCCGCTATGCTGCTGGGCACACACGACTTCACCAGTTTTTCCAAAGTAAAGGGTAGCGAGAAGCACTACATCTGCACGTGCTTTGAGGCTGGCTGGCATGAAGTGCCTGGGGGGCTGGTGTTCCGAATTCGGGCTAACCGGTTTGTACGCGGTATGGTGCGCCTGGTGGTAGGCACGCTGCTGACCGTGGGGCGGGGCAAGATGAGCCCCCAGGAATTCGGCGAAATATTCCGCAGCCTCAATAGGGTGCATGCCAGCGGCGCGGCTTTGGCCAACGGGCTTTTTCTGTGCCGGGTAGAATATCCGGCCGAGCTGCTGCAAAACATAGCGCTACCAACCGGTTTACCGTACTTCTCACGAGTGTAG
- a CDS encoding ABC transporter ATP-binding protein — MEQATTATKSGNIFDWQVLRRLVAYVRPYQRIFYFLIFLTVATAVLGTLRPFLIQRMVDVTIEQGDWNGLNRMFGLLLVLLVAHAIVSYLQTYFGGWLGQYIVRDIRVDLYKHILDLRLKFFDKTPIGVLVTRNISDVETLSDVFSEGLAAMIGDILQLVFIVSFMFYIDWRLTLVSLSVIPPLLFSTYVFKEKVKKSFQEVRTAVANLNSFVQEHLTGMNVVQIFNNEERELRKFKAINQEHTRANIRSVLYYSIYFPVAEVLAAAGVGLLVWYAAQGQIEGTISKGALIAFIMYNALFFRPIRQIADRFNTLQLGLVSTERLLKLLDSKELIADNGTYTPTDLRGDVNFEHVWFAYNDEEWVLRDVNFSIKAGQTYAFVGATGAGKTSIINLLSRFYEINKGTIRIDGHDLREYDLKDLRRHIGVVLQDVFLFAGTIRDNITLGKTDITDAQIWEAADLVGARRFIERLPGALDYQVMERGATLSVGQRQLISFVRAMVYQPRIIILDEATSSVDSETEELIQQAIEKLMQGRTSLVIAHRLSTIQKADQIIVLDKGEIKEAGTHEELLRHQGFYANLYQMQYKDVLS, encoded by the coding sequence ATGGAGCAAGCTACTACGGCCACGAAAAGCGGCAACATCTTCGACTGGCAGGTACTGCGGCGGCTGGTGGCCTATGTGCGGCCGTATCAGCGCATCTTTTACTTTCTGATTTTCCTGACGGTAGCCACGGCTGTGCTGGGCACTTTGCGCCCCTTCCTTATTCAGCGGATGGTGGACGTGACCATTGAGCAGGGCGACTGGAACGGGCTGAACCGCATGTTCGGGCTGCTACTGGTGCTGCTGGTCGCCCACGCCATTGTTAGCTACCTCCAAACTTACTTTGGAGGCTGGCTGGGCCAGTACATCGTGCGCGACATCCGGGTGGACCTCTACAAGCACATTCTGGATCTGCGTCTGAAATTCTTCGACAAGACCCCGATCGGCGTGCTGGTAACCCGCAACATCTCCGACGTGGAAACCCTGTCGGATGTGTTCAGCGAGGGGCTAGCAGCCATGATTGGCGACATTCTACAGCTGGTGTTCATCGTGTCGTTCATGTTTTACATCGATTGGCGCCTGACGCTGGTCAGCCTATCCGTGATTCCGCCCTTGCTGTTCAGCACGTACGTGTTTAAGGAAAAGGTGAAAAAGTCGTTTCAGGAGGTGCGCACGGCCGTAGCCAACCTGAATTCTTTTGTGCAGGAGCACCTGACAGGCATGAACGTGGTACAGATCTTCAACAACGAAGAACGGGAACTGCGCAAGTTCAAGGCAATCAACCAGGAGCACACCCGCGCCAACATCCGCTCGGTACTTTACTACAGCATCTACTTTCCCGTGGCCGAGGTGCTGGCCGCGGCGGGGGTAGGGCTGCTGGTGTGGTATGCAGCCCAGGGGCAGATTGAGGGCACTATTTCGAAGGGGGCGCTGATTGCCTTCATCATGTACAACGCCCTGTTCTTTCGGCCCATCCGTCAGATTGCCGACCGGTTCAATACCCTACAGCTGGGCCTGGTGAGCACGGAGCGCCTGCTGAAACTGCTGGACAGCAAAGAGCTGATAGCCGATAACGGCACCTATACCCCCACCGACCTGCGCGGCGATGTGAACTTCGAGCACGTATGGTTTGCCTACAACGACGAGGAGTGGGTACTGCGCGATGTCAACTTCTCTATTAAAGCCGGGCAGACGTACGCATTTGTGGGAGCTACTGGCGCCGGCAAAACCAGCATTATTAACCTGCTGAGCCGCTTTTACGAAATCAACAAGGGCACCATCCGGATTGACGGCCACGACCTGCGCGAGTATGACCTCAAGGACCTGCGCCGCCACATTGGGGTAGTGCTGCAGGATGTATTTCTGTTCGCCGGCACCATCCGCGACAACATCACCCTGGGTAAAACCGACATTACCGACGCCCAGATCTGGGAAGCAGCCGACCTGGTAGGAGCCCGGCGCTTTATTGAGCGGCTGCCGGGTGCCCTCGATTACCAGGTGATGGAGCGTGGTGCTACCCTTTCTGTAGGGCAGCGCCAGCTCATCAGCTTCGTGCGGGCCATGGTGTACCAGCCGCGCATTATTATCCTGGATGAGGCTACCTCTTCTGTTGACTCCGAAACCGAAGAGCTAATTCAGCAGGCCATTGAGAAGCTGATGCAGGGCCGAACTTCTCTGGTTATAGCCCACCGCCTGAGCACCATCCAGAAGGCCGATCAAATCATTGTGCTCGACAAAGGCGAAATCAAGGAGGCCGGCACGCACGAGGAGCTGCTACGCCACCAGGGCTTCTACGCCAACCTATACCAGATGCAGTACAAAGACGTGTTGTCGTAG
- a CDS encoding DUF4293 family protein, which yields MIQRIQSVFLLLLALAMLSVLFLPIWSKTDPFSQQTLVMTATKLSYTTPAATSPPSTSTWPIAALAAASAALALLEIFQYRNRFTQLKLGALNLLLIIGTLGAGFYYSSIGERMLNVKMLGHFEAGYYLPTLALLLNLLASRFIRRDEQLVRSMDRLR from the coding sequence ATGATACAAAGAATCCAAAGCGTATTCCTCCTGCTGCTCGCCCTTGCGATGCTAAGCGTTTTGTTTCTGCCTATTTGGAGCAAAACCGACCCTTTCAGTCAGCAAACATTGGTCATGACAGCTACCAAACTGAGCTATACTACCCCTGCTGCGACTAGCCCCCCATCAACAAGTACTTGGCCGATTGCCGCACTGGCAGCTGCTTCAGCGGCTCTAGCCTTACTAGAGATTTTCCAGTACCGTAACCGCTTTACTCAGCTTAAGCTGGGTGCTCTTAACTTACTGTTGATCATTGGCACACTAGGTGCAGGGTTTTACTACTCTAGTATCGGTGAACGGATGCTCAACGTTAAAATGCTTGGCCACTTCGAAGCCGGGTATTATCTACCAACCCTCGCCTTGCTGCTTAATCTTTTGGCCAGCCGGTTTATCCGCCGCGATGAGCAGTTGGTTCGCAGCATGGACCGGCTACGCTAG